In Runella sp. SP2, the genomic window ACTCTCATTCATAGCCCCCAAATCCCCAAAAGGGGCTTAACAATCAAAATCTCCCCCATTGGGGGTGGGGGGCTTTAAGTTCTATGAAATTCATCGCCGAAATCAACGTCATGCCCCAAAAAGAAATCCTTGATCCACAAGGGAAAGCCGTTAAACTCGGGCTTCATAATTTGGGTATCGACGACGTATCTGATGTCCGTATTGGCAAACACATCACTTTGAGTTTAGACGCTGATTCAGAGGCTGCCGCCCAACAACTCGTCGAAACGGCTTGCAGTAAATTGTTGGCCAATTTGATTATGGAAGACTATACTTACACGTTGAAAGAAGCTTAGTGAAGCGATAAAGGCAGAGCATTCGGAAGGAAGTTCTGCCTTTTGTTATTTAATACTCCTACAATCATGCCATATTCCAAAATTACAGGTTTGGGTTTTTACGTACCCGAAAACGTAGTAACCAATGATGACTTGAGCAAACTGATGGATACGTCGGATCAGTGGATTCGTGAGCGGACTGGGATTCAAGAACGCCGTTACTTTACCTACGGCAAAGATACCAACGCGAGCATGGCTACTGCGGCGGCGCGTCAGGCCCTCGAACGGGCAGGTTTGCAACCGTCGGATGTTGACATGATTGTGTATGCCACCATTACGCCCGACTATTTTTTTCCAGGTTCGGCGTTTTTGATGCAGCGCGAACTCGACCTCATTGGTATTCCTGTGATTGACATTCGGGAACAATGTTCGGGTTTTGTGTATGCGCTTTCGATTGCTGATCAATTCATCAAAACCAATACGTATAAAACGATTTTGGTCATTGGTGCCGAAATTCAATCGACTTGGACTGATAAAAGCAATAAAGGCCGCAACGTCGCGGTGATTTTTGGGGATGGCGCAGGGGCTGCCGTCGTGCAGGCCACCGAAGATCCGACCCACCGCGTGCTTTCTACGCACTTACACGCCGACGGTCGTTTTGCTGAAGACTTGTTTGTAAAAGACCCAGGCAGTAGTCGCCCCGTTCGCTCGGCTACCAAAGAGATGGTGGACGAGGGGGGATTTGAAGTAATAATGAACGGAAACGCGGTCTTTAAACACGCCGTTGTCCGTTTTGCCGAAGCTATCAACGAAGCCTTGGATGCCAATGGCTACAAGCCTGAAGATATTTCGCTGCTAGTACCTCACCAAGCGAACATCCGTATCAGTGAATATATCCGCCAGCAGATGGGTCTGCGCGAAGACCAAGTTTATAACAACATTCATAAATACGGCAACACCACTGCCGCCTCCATTCCGATTGCCCTCACCGAAGCTTGGGAAGAAGGGCGCGTCAAAGAAGGCGACCTTGTTTGTTTGGCTGCTTTTGGTAGCGGTTTTACGTGGGCGTCTGCACTGATTAAATGGTAATTGGGTATATTGTCGAAGTAATCATAGCCTTTGTTCCCATGAAAACGCATTTTCTCCGACTTCTTGATTATGAACGTTGGGCCAACGCCCAATTGGTCGCTTCCATTGAATCGCTCGAAACACCTCCCGAAAGAGCTTTGTCGCTGATGAGCCATGTGCTGAATGCACAAATGGTTTGGTTTACACGCGTTGCCAATGATCATTTGGTGGTAGGCGTGTGGGACGTCTTGCCTGTGGCTTGGCTTTCCGAAACGTTGGAACACAGTTACCAAAAATGGTCAAGCTTTGTAAAAGATACCGACGAAGCCGATTTTGATAAAATTATTACCTACCAAACCACCACTGGTGCTACTTTTCAGTCGTCGTTAGGTGATATTTTAACGCACTTGAGCCACCACGCGGCTTATCACCGTGGACAAATCATCACTATTTTAAAATCCGAATTGTCCCAAGTACCCTCTACTGACTTTATACTTTGGGCGCGTCAATCTTAAAAAATAGACCAATGGAAGAGTTTGAACAACCCAAAGAAAAAGACAAGTCGAAGAAAGAGAAAAAGAAGAAGAAAAAAAAAGAAGGCCGTAGTGCAGAAACAATGTTTCGGACGACTTTAGCAAGTCATCTTCAGCTCAGCGCCATGGCCGACCAAAAAGCGGGCTTGATGATTTCGATTAATTCTATCATCATTTCGGTGGTTATCACTTTCTTGGTGAGTGAAGTAGAGTCCAATCCTCGGTTATTGGTGCCGATGACCTTGTTGGTAGTGGTTTGCCTAGCGACGATTACCTTGGCGTTGCTTTCTACCCGCCCGTCGGTACGCTCCAAAGCCGAGCGTCTGACGTTGGATAAATCCAAAATTGACTTGTTGTTTTTCGGGGATTATTTGGCGCTATCGCGCGATGAGTACAAAGAAGCAATGAAGCAACTGGTAACGGAAGAGGAACGAGTAAAAGAAACGATGATTGACAATATTTACGCCCAAGGGTTTGTCATTGAGCGTAAATATCGGTTGTTAAAAATCACTTATTTGGTGTTTATGATTGGTTTTCCGTTGGTGCTGCTTAGTTTTTTGTTGGTGTTATTTGGGGTTAGTTGAGCCCTTTGATCACAACACCCGCCGCCTGTGGTTTTCCCCCACCATAAATCAGCAAGCGCTTTACATCTTTAGGATTGTCGATAATCGAATAAAAATCATCCAAATACCGAAGGGTGCGCTTGACGTAACCTGGTTTTAGATGAGGGTTGTTTTGATACAACGCATAAATTTCGGGTTTAGCTGCTTTAAACCGTGCAAAAACCTGCTGGAGCAAAGCGGGCGGATAGGTCAATCCTCGGTAAAGTCGCTCGCGTACTGAGGCAAGTTCCAATTGCTCGGCAGGTTGGGCGTATTTTGCTTCTACAATGCCCGAATGGTCAAAATCATAAGGAACAGGAATCGGATATTTTCCTCCTTTGGGTGCTAACAGCTTGATATTGTGCAAATAAGGCACAGACCAATCGGTGTTGCCAATCATGTATTCAAACACCGCAACCGTTGCCATTTGAAGAGAATCAATGCGGGGCATCGGAATTTGTTTGATTGTATAATCTTTGGCTTTGTTGCGTTTGGCCATATCGTCCTCATCTTCAAGCAAAAACGCATAGCTTGTTACGGGTTTTTGAAGCCCTGCCGAATCTTCGTACGTCACCTGAGCAATTCGTGCCCGAAAACTGTAATTTGTAATCAGGTTGTACATTCGATACACCAAGTATTCGTTGAAAATATATTCTTCACTTTGGCAATGCGTAACGAGTTTAAGCCGATTTTGGCGTTCAAAGATGGAGTTTTTGTCTTTCTTTTGCGGTAAATCCAGTAATAAAGGCGGAAAAATACAATTTTTGGATGCTTTGCGGAAGTTTCCACGCACTTTGAGTTTAATTGGAATTTTTAAGTCACCTTTCTTCTTGCGGGCATAATACAATTCGGCCCAGTGGTTGGAAGGAGAAGCCCCACGATCTTTTTGAAGCGCCTTAATGTTGGTGACAATTCGCAATTTGATGACATCATCGTTTTTAAAGAGCGGGCCAAAATTGGCCTTTTTTTCCACTTTTGCCGTGTCGGAGGAAACAGATTGGCCGAAAGTGCAAGGAGCAAACCAAGCCCAAAAAGCAACTAGATAGAGGTAATGTTTCATAGCAATGGCTGATTTAGGTTATTTAACAGGATTAGGCGGTGTAAGGTGGGGCGCAAGGAAGCGGTAGATCTCTTGCCGCGATTCTTTGGCTAATTTTGTGTCAATTCGGTTGAAAGTATGCCCACCTGGGGCTTCTTGGTAAATTTTATACTCAAATTTTTTGCCGTTGGCTTTCAGTGCGTTGATAAGTCCTTCTACTTCCAGTACGTTGACGTCCTCGTCGTTGGTATTGGTGTGAATGAGCAGTGGGGTTTTCAGTTTTTGAGCATTCCAAAGCGGCGAGCGGCGGCGGTATTCGGCCACGTTTTCGGCAGCATCTTTCCCAATGTGATTGGGTGACGAGAACTCGTTGCGATAGCTTTGGGTTTTGTAGCCCATGCGGGCAATCAAGTCACTCACAGGCACGCCAGCGTAGGCAACGCGGTAATCTTCGGGATGGTCAAAAATATTCATGAGCGTAATCATCCCGCCGTGGCTCCACCCCATAATTCCTACGCGTTCGGCATCGACTTGTGGTATGTTTTCGACGGCCCAGCGTTTTCCTGCCAACACATCATCGTTTTCATAGGCACCGTAGTCGATTTGGCGGTAAAAAGTGCTTCCGTAGCCCGTACTTCCTCGGTATTCGGGAGCGATGATGATGTATCCTTGCTCAACCATTTCGCGGACAATGTGGGCATAAAACGTATTAAAATCGCCGTGAACACCCCCGTGAATGAGCACAATCAACGGCAACTTTTTAGACTCCGCGTATTTTTTTGGAATAAAAGTATAGGCAGGAATAACCACGGGATTGTAGGCGCCTTGCCCAGTGGGGTTGCGTACCACGTGCGGAGGCTTGCTGGCGTACCGAACTTTGTCAATGATGGCGACATCGCCCAGTTTTTCATACCAAAGCAGGTCGTCGATGGTTTTGGTCAGACCTTGTTCCATAAATTGGAGTTTGTCTTCCAACGCCTTGACACGTTCGTTGAGGTCGGAACTTTGTCCAAATGACCAATTTGTCAAGAACAATAAACAAATAAAAAAGAGTTTTTTCATGATGAATGGGCGTTTAGGTAGTTTTATTTGGCCAAACCTGCCTCCGATACAAGCGTCAGCAGGGCAAGTTGAATGGCTTTATAGCTGTCTTTTTCGTCGTACCACCACTCGTTAAGGGCGTGGTTATTGCCCGTTTTTCCGCCTTGTCCGAGCGTAATCGCAGGTATTCCTTTGGAAATAGGCACGTTGGAATTGGTTGAGCCACGGGTTAGTCGAGGCGATACCCCAAAGTAGGTAGTAGCGGCCATGGCGCGCTGAATGAGCGGAACACTTTCGGGAAGTTCGCCAGAAGGACGATCGCCTATTTTTTTGATTTCTACCGTCAACGCGGGCCCCATGCGTTTCATGGCATTGTGCTCCACCAAGGCTTGCTGAATGGAGGCTTTTAGTAACGAATCGACCATGTTGAGGTTTTCGGGAATTTCTGAACGCATATCGACTTCCATCCAAGACTCAAATGCAATCGAATTGACCGACGTTCCGCCACCAATGCGCCCTACGTTATAGCTTGTGCGAGCGCCCGAACGCGTAAACTTATCCGCCGCTTTGGAAAAATAATGAATGGCAGAACCGAGCGCGTGTTGGGGATTGGCCAACCCAAAAGCTCCCCACGAGTGACCGCCAGGGCCACGAAACGTGACACGGTAACGAAACGAACCCAAACCCATGTTGATAAGCGTGCCCGTTTCACCGCCGTCGATGGCAATCCAAGAGTCGATGCGGCGACTTTGGTCGGTAAACAAAAACTTGGTGCCGCGCAAATCTCCCAAGCCTTCTTCGCCCACCGAGCCCACAAACAGCACATCTGCTTCGGTTTCTACCTTGGCTTCTTCCAGCGCTCTGACTACCGACAGCAACAAGACCAAGCCACGGGTATTGTCGGCAATGCCTGGCGCAAAGAGCGTATCGGCATTGCTGCTTACTTTAATCTTGGTTTCGAGCGGAAAAACGGTGTCCAAATGGGCGTCAAAAGCAACCGTGCGCGTGCGCTTCTTTCCCTTGCGAAGTGCGAGTACATTTCCTTCTTTATCCGTCCAAACCGAATCAGCGCCCGCATCTTTGAGCATACTGGCAAAGCGTTCGCCGCGCTTGGTTTCCATAAACGGTGGCGCAGGAATTTCGGTGAGCATGATAAGCTCGTTTCGGTTGCGTTGGGTTTGGCCTAGAATAGACTGAAACGCGGCCTGTAATGGCTTGGTTTTGGCCAATTGCTCTATTTCCTTTACGTAAGAAGCTTCTACTTTTCCGCTTTTGCCTTCGCCGTTTTCTTGGGCATTTCCGTGCTTTGGAAGAAAGACAGAACAACTCAACAAGGTAAACAATGTGAAGGTAGAGGTACGATTTAGCATATTGATGAAATAAAAAGATGGTACGCCAATTTTACCGCAATCTACACATGTTTTTAAATAAGCCATCAAAAACTCAACTCATAAAACCATTGACAGAAAGCTTGCCAAAAAGGAAACTTGTAGAAATTGAGCACAGAATAATGATAGACCAACAGAACCCCCAAAGCAAGCGGAAATACATTCAGCCGTTTGTGCGACCGCCAATCCCAAATACTGAGCGCTATCAAGAGCAAATCGGTCAATAAAAAACCTGCCACGGGCGTGATAGGCCATCCTTCTAATGTGGGCAAATAAGCCCGAATACCAGGCGCAAAATGACCAATGAGTCGGTCGGTAATGGGCGTAACCATGGGAAAAGTACTGCAAACCAAGTACCGTGCGTGAATGGTCGCTTTCTTTTTGTAATAAATTCCCAAACCGTACAAAATCAAAAAAGCAATGAGCGCGTTGATTACCAATGCAATAAAGAAATATTCCATCGTTCCTAACGCTTGGCTCTTGCCAATTTGGAATTTGAGCAAATCCAACGTAGTGAGGATAATCAACGGAACCAATACGTAAGAATATTTCCCAACCTGGCGGTGCAATGCCGTTTTCTTTTGGCGAATGAGGTAAGGTTGCACAACCAGCATGGCGCACCACAAAATGAGGCTGATACCGTGGGTGTGCATTCGATAATTGGCTTGGTCTAGCAATCGGGAAAAATAACTAAACCAAAAGCCGATGACCATCAACAGGAAAAATCCAATGAAGTAGAAGTGACTTTTTTTGAATAACGTAGTTTCGAGTTTCATAGATGAGTGAGTTTTTAGGGGAATCAAACGGAGGGAAGTACTGAAATCGGTAGCGTAATCGTAAACGTTGTTCCTTTTCCTTCTGCACTTTCTACTCTCAAGGTGCCACCGTGCCCTTTGGTAATGATGTCATAACTCAAACTCAAGCCAAGCCCTGTACCCTCGCCCGTGGGTTTGGTGGTGAAGAAAGGTTGGAAGATTTTGGGTAAAATGTCATTTGGAATCCCGTTTCCGTTGTCGCTTACTTTTATTTCGACTGCAATTGCAAGGCGTTTTGTTTGTACCGATACGGTTGGGGCTGGTAGGGACGTTGCATGCAACGTCCCTACGGTATTTCGTTGGTTGACGGCGTAAAAGGCGTTATTAAACAAATTTAACAGGACGCGGCCAAGGTCTTGCGGTACGACATTGACAGCTGGGAGAGAAGGGTCAAGATTAGCCTGAAAATCAGCATTGAACGATTTGTCTTTGGCCC contains:
- the purS gene encoding phosphoribosylformylglycinamidine synthase subunit PurS; the encoded protein is MKFIAEINVMPQKEILDPQGKAVKLGLHNLGIDDVSDVRIGKHITLSLDADSEAAAQQLVETACSKLLANLIMEDYTYTLKEA
- a CDS encoding 3-oxoacyl-ACP synthase III family protein, with translation MPYSKITGLGFYVPENVVTNDDLSKLMDTSDQWIRERTGIQERRYFTYGKDTNASMATAAARQALERAGLQPSDVDMIVYATITPDYFFPGSAFLMQRELDLIGIPVIDIREQCSGFVYALSIADQFIKTNTYKTILVIGAEIQSTWTDKSNKGRNVAVIFGDGAGAAVVQATEDPTHRVLSTHLHADGRFAEDLFVKDPGSSRPVRSATKEMVDEGGFEVIMNGNAVFKHAVVRFAEAINEALDANGYKPEDISLLVPHQANIRISEYIRQQMGLREDQVYNNIHKYGNTTAASIPIALTEAWEEGRVKEGDLVCLAAFGSGFTWASALIKW
- a CDS encoding DinB family protein, which gives rise to MKTHFLRLLDYERWANAQLVASIESLETPPERALSLMSHVLNAQMVWFTRVANDHLVVGVWDVLPVAWLSETLEHSYQKWSSFVKDTDEADFDKIITYQTTTGATFQSSLGDILTHLSHHAAYHRGQIITILKSELSQVPSTDFILWARQS
- a CDS encoding Pycsar system effector family protein — translated: MEEFEQPKEKDKSKKEKKKKKKKEGRSAETMFRTTLASHLQLSAMADQKAGLMISINSIIISVVITFLVSEVESNPRLLVPMTLLVVVCLATITLALLSTRPSVRSKAERLTLDKSKIDLLFFGDYLALSRDEYKEAMKQLVTEEERVKETMIDNIYAQGFVIERKYRLLKITYLVFMIGFPLVLLSFLLVLFGVS
- a CDS encoding S9 family peptidase — encoded protein: MKKLFFICLLFLTNWSFGQSSDLNERVKALEDKLQFMEQGLTKTIDDLLWYEKLGDVAIIDKVRYASKPPHVVRNPTGQGAYNPVVIPAYTFIPKKYAESKKLPLIVLIHGGVHGDFNTFYAHIVREMVEQGYIIIAPEYRGSTGYGSTFYRQIDYGAYENDDVLAGKRWAVENIPQVDAERVGIMGWSHGGMITLMNIFDHPEDYRVAYAGVPVSDLIARMGYKTQSYRNEFSSPNHIGKDAAENVAEYRRRSPLWNAQKLKTPLLIHTNTNDEDVNVLEVEGLINALKANGKKFEYKIYQEAPGGHTFNRIDTKLAKESRQEIYRFLAPHLTPPNPVK
- a CDS encoding M20/M25/M40 family metallo-hydrolase; the encoded protein is MLNRTSTFTLFTLLSCSVFLPKHGNAQENGEGKSGKVEASYVKEIEQLAKTKPLQAAFQSILGQTQRNRNELIMLTEIPAPPFMETKRGERFASMLKDAGADSVWTDKEGNVLALRKGKKRTRTVAFDAHLDTVFPLETKIKVSSNADTLFAPGIADNTRGLVLLLSVVRALEEAKVETEADVLFVGSVGEEGLGDLRGTKFLFTDQSRRIDSWIAIDGGETGTLINMGLGSFRYRVTFRGPGGHSWGAFGLANPQHALGSAIHYFSKAADKFTRSGARTSYNVGRIGGGTSVNSIAFESWMEVDMRSEIPENLNMVDSLLKASIQQALVEHNAMKRMGPALTVEIKKIGDRPSGELPESVPLIQRAMAATTYFGVSPRLTRGSTNSNVPISKGIPAITLGQGGKTGNNHALNEWWYDEKDSYKAIQLALLTLVSEAGLAK